In Paenibacillus durus, the DNA window CACGCCATTTTGCTGATTGCAACCAATCCGGTTGATATCCTCGCTTATGCCACGCTGGAAATCAGCGGCTTCGATCGCAGACGTGTCATCGGGTCCGGGACTGTGCTGGACAGCGCCCGTTTCCGCTACCTGATCGGGAAGCACAAAGAGATCGACCCGCGCAGCATCCACGGATCGATTATCGGCGAGCACGGCGACTCCGAGGTTCCCGTATGGAGCCTTGCCAACATTAGCGGCGGCATCGAGCTCGGCTTTGACGATGAGACCCGGGAAGAAATTTACCAAAATACAAAAAACGCCGCTTATGAAATTATTAACGCCAAGGGAGCAACCTCTTACGCAATTGCGCTCGCTCTGGACCGGATCGTAGAAGCCATACTCAGCAATGAAGGAGCCGTACTGAACGTTTCTACACTCTTGAACAACTATAACGGCGTTTCGGATGTATTCCTCGGTGCTCCATGCATTGTGGACCGTTCCGGGGTTCGCGAGGTGCTGAAGATGCCGCTGAGCGAAGAAGAGCAAGCGCTGTTCCAGCAGTCTGCCGAGAAGCTTAAAGCTGAAATCGCAAAATTGGATCTGTAAGTCAAACTGCGCGTCACCATAAAGCGCAAACAGAAGAAGCCGCCAAGCGCATAACTGCCAGGGGCTTCTTTTTTAGGTTCAATATAACAGGTAATTGCCTATTCTTCGCTGGGTCCTTCTTCATCCGCTGACCATTTCTTATCCAGAAGCCTGTCCGCCAACTGCGCAAAGGGCTCCGGCTGCAGCAGCTCTACAGGTGAAAATCCTTTATCAAAAGTAAAAGAAGAGCCCTCAATCACAAGCGCATAGCGGTCTCCGAACGTAGCGATATGGATCTTGTCTCCATAATCCGCCAGAAACCCTTTGACATAGGTGTCGCCGATTTTGAATTTCAGTTCGATTTCCGGCTTGATATCGATAATCCGCGACGCCGCCTCGATCACTTCCTCAGGCTCCCACTTGTGCTGGATGTCGCGCTTCTCGCTTGCGGCCCAGAGCTCCAGGTCACGCTCGGTCTGCTGGCGCTCTTCATGACTCTCATCCGGCCATTTGGTCTCTACATAGCTCTGCACATACTCCATTACCTGGTCGTTTACAATCTCGGGAATCGACTGCTCATAGGTAACGAACTTCAGAAAATCCTCAAAGTAACGGGCATGCGAAGACTGGTGGATTTTGAGTTCCCATTCCTCGAACATACCTTCCTCCGGCATATAAGGATACTGAATCGACTTCATGTTGCGGGCGCTGATCGCCATTTCCACCTCGCTGATCAGACTGCGCTCATCGGAAATACGGGCAATTTTGGACTCGAAATCGCACTTCATGATAAATACGAACGGATCGTCGCCAT includes these proteins:
- a CDS encoding L-lactate dehydrogenase, whose product is MAPFKPNRVVVIGTGAVGTTTAYTLLLRRRMPELVLIDVNHQKALGEALDMNHGMPFAGGVKLWAGTYEDCRDADIIIVTAGASQKPGETRIDLLRKNISIFRDIIQKITKYNSHAILLIATNPVDILAYATLEISGFDRRRVIGSGTVLDSARFRYLIGKHKEIDPRSIHGSIIGEHGDSEVPVWSLANISGGIELGFDDETREEIYQNTKNAAYEIINAKGATSYAIALALDRIVEAILSNEGAVLNVSTLLNNYNGVSDVFLGAPCIVDRSGVREVLKMPLSEEEQALFQQSAEKLKAEIAKLDL
- a CDS encoding DUF3900 domain-containing protein; amino-acid sequence: MKFNVQFLSFYVIQVEGNEGQGAKSYKHYQTMDEEEYEHSEIKKFLDGEFTRTAKRKVEKNPNSEQAPTKIGRFLVEPGYDLDSNPNFNQLTRLRAAEDVEAFHEFGDDLVRSYLDTSAVRGGALILSQAVLRTHGDDPFVFIMKCDFESKIARISDERSLISEVEMAISARNMKSIQYPYMPEEGMFEEWELKIHQSSHARYFEDFLKFVTYEQSIPEIVNDQVMEYVQSYVETKWPDESHEERQQTERDLELWAASEKRDIQHKWEPEEVIEAASRIIDIKPEIELKFKIGDTYVKGFLADYGDKIHIATFGDRYALVIEGSSFTFDKGFSPVELLQPEPFAQLADRLLDKKWSADEEGPSEE